Proteins found in one Deltaproteobacteria bacterium genomic segment:
- a CDS encoding aldehyde dehydrogenase family protein, whose amino-acid sequence MGGKITQLIKWDAKVERPKSDPNASSTFPEPNLQNPSHQDIQNIYARAKESKKELRMLPLAQRLKYVTSLKEIILTQYESILDRIQADTKKSRTDALMSEIFGVLDHLTYLEKYAIKQLRDRKVPTPLSLMGKKSKILFEPLGVALIISPWNYPLYQALVPLTTAFVCGNSVIYKPSELTPLTGLVEELLTQSGFHPHWIQVVYGDGQVGAKLIEPRPDKIFFTGSVKTGKAIMAKAAAALIPVELELGGKDPMIVFEDVNLDRAVKGAVWGALTNTGQACTSIERLYVQESIYDEFRDRLILEIQKVKQQVDHDGSADMGIMTSTRQIQIIREQLEDAIKQGAKILTGRNWDYVSPFIPPILLENTTAAMKINQEETFGPLLPLFKFRDEASVIALANDSPFGLSASVWTADLNRAMRVTKALETGNVSINNVMLTEGNHALPFGGTKQSGIGRYKGEFGFYCFTNIKSVLIDKNGKKIEANWYPYTPQKYQIFKKMMAGLFGEGVRSLGRFIINGLKLERYSNKVGKKGRT is encoded by the coding sequence ATGGGCGGGAAAATCACTCAACTCATAAAATGGGACGCTAAAGTTGAACGTCCTAAATCCGATCCAAACGCGTCGAGCACCTTTCCAGAACCCAATTTGCAAAACCCAAGCCATCAAGACATTCAAAATATTTATGCGCGAGCGAAAGAAAGCAAAAAAGAATTACGCATGCTCCCCCTAGCGCAACGGCTTAAGTATGTTACATCGTTAAAAGAAATCATTCTTACACAATATGAATCCATCCTCGACCGTATTCAGGCCGATACCAAAAAATCCCGAACCGATGCCTTAATGTCAGAAATTTTTGGGGTCTTAGATCATCTCACTTATTTAGAAAAGTATGCGATCAAACAGCTACGTGATCGCAAGGTACCCACCCCGCTTTCTTTAATGGGCAAAAAATCAAAAATTCTCTTTGAACCGCTAGGTGTGGCATTGATCATCTCTCCCTGGAATTACCCCCTCTATCAAGCCCTGGTGCCGCTTACGACGGCATTTGTATGTGGCAATAGCGTGATCTATAAACCCTCCGAACTTACCCCCCTTACAGGGTTAGTCGAAGAACTCTTAACTCAAAGCGGCTTTCATCCTCATTGGATACAAGTCGTTTATGGCGATGGGCAAGTGGGTGCCAAGCTCATTGAACCTCGCCCTGATAAAATATTTTTTACCGGCAGTGTTAAAACTGGCAAGGCCATCATGGCTAAGGCCGCTGCAGCCCTCATTCCGGTAGAATTAGAATTAGGTGGCAAAGACCCAATGATCGTGTTTGAAGATGTCAATCTTGATCGTGCAGTCAAGGGAGCCGTGTGGGGGGCTTTAACCAATACCGGGCAGGCCTGTACTTCTATTGAACGACTCTATGTTCAAGAATCGATCTATGATGAGTTCCGAGATAGGCTGATCCTTGAAATCCAAAAAGTGAAACAACAGGTCGATCACGACGGCAGCGCGGATATGGGAATCATGACCTCAACCCGGCAGATTCAGATCATCCGTGAACAATTAGAAGATGCCATTAAACAAGGGGCAAAAATTCTCACCGGTCGAAATTGGGATTATGTCTCCCCCTTCATCCCCCCTATTCTTTTAGAAAACACCACCGCTGCCATGAAAATAAACCAAGAAGAAACCTTTGGCCCGCTGCTTCCGCTTTTTAAATTTCGGGATGAAGCAAGCGTGATTGCATTGGCCAACGATAGCCCCTTTGGCCTGTCGGCCAGTGTGTGGACGGCTGACCTGAATCGTGCCATGCGCGTCACCAAGGCCTTAGAAACGGGGAATGTTTCTATCAACAATGTCATGTTGACCGAAGGCAACCATGCACTGCCCTTTGGGGGCACCAAACAAAGTGGCATTGGCCGTTATAAGGGTGAGTTTGGTTTTTATTGCTTCACGAATATTAAATCGGTTTTGATCGATAAAAATGGCAAAAAAATCGAAGCCAATTGGTACCCTTACACTCCACAAAAATATCAGATTTTCAAAAAAATGATGGCGGGGTTGTTTGGAGAAGGGGTCAGGTCTTTGGGTCGTTTTATCATCAACGGGCTTAAGCTTGAACGTTATAGTAATAAAGTAGGTAAAAAGGGAAGGACATAG
- a CDS encoding DUF5615 family PIN-like protein translates to MKLKLDENISRHLKPILQKLNHDVMTAADEGLLSQPDPIIAAVCKEERRILLTLDVEFADLRKYPPGCFPGIILFRPESYGPLAVNHFIENFVANTNLEEFRNCIVVVDATRIRIRRPPSDDQ, encoded by the coding sequence ATGAAATTAAAGCTCGATGAAAATATTTCTCGCCATCTTAAACCCATCCTGCAAAAATTGAATCATGATGTAATGACCGCTGCTGATGAAGGATTGCTTTCACAACCCGATCCAATAATAGCTGCTGTTTGTAAAGAGGAAAGACGAATACTTTTAACACTCGACGTAGAGTTTGCCGATTTAAGGAAATATCCGCCAGGTTGTTTTCCAGGTATCATTCTTTTCCGTCCTGAAAGTTATGGTCCATTGGCTGTCAATCATTTTATTGAAAATTTTGTAGCCAACACCAATCTTGAGGAGTTTAGAAATTGTATTGTAGTTGTTGATGCTACCCGTATTAGAATTCGCAGACCTCCCTCTGATGATCAATAA
- a CDS encoding ATP-binding protein — protein sequence MFNRIINPSKDNSFFIFGARGTGKSTWLEWKFESVPHLYIDLLNLDEEERLAKDPNALLAQVKGLDQKTRWIVIDEIQKLPKLLDVVHLCIEKHKKLFALTGSSARKLKRGAANLLAGRAFVYHLFPLTHVELGSEFLLPDILRWGSLAKIFQLSATQDKIRFLRTYAQTYLKEEIVAEQIIRKLDPFRLFLEIAAQQNGEIVNFSNIAHDVGVDTVTVQSYFQILEDTLIGFLLHPFHQSIRKRQRTNPKFYFFDLGVKRALEGSLTVDILKGTYGYGKTFEHFVMAEAYRLNAYHEKDYRFSYLRTKDDAEIDLIIERPGLPLVIVEIKSAERVDSRDIRTLSLFKKDMGKNVEAYCLSCDPIPKKIDDIHLLPWQIGLSEIGLS from the coding sequence ATGTTCAATAGGATAATAAACCCCTCAAAAGATAACAGTTTTTTCATTTTTGGGGCTCGTGGCACAGGTAAATCCACCTGGTTGGAATGGAAGTTTGAGTCTGTCCCCCATCTTTATATAGACCTTCTCAATCTTGATGAGGAGGAGCGATTGGCTAAGGACCCCAACGCCCTCTTAGCCCAGGTGAAGGGCTTGGACCAAAAAACCCGCTGGATTGTAATTGACGAAATTCAAAAGTTGCCCAAGCTTCTTGATGTTGTTCATCTTTGTATTGAAAAACATAAAAAACTTTTTGCGCTGACAGGTTCTTCTGCAAGAAAACTAAAACGTGGTGCGGCTAATCTCTTGGCAGGAAGGGCCTTTGTGTATCATCTGTTCCCTTTGACCCATGTAGAACTTGGTTCTGAGTTTTTATTACCTGACATTTTGCGGTGGGGGAGCTTGGCTAAGATTTTTCAACTTTCAGCAACACAAGATAAAATTCGTTTCTTGCGTACCTATGCTCAGACCTATTTAAAAGAAGAGATTGTTGCCGAACAGATCATACGCAAGTTAGATCCCTTCCGTCTTTTTCTTGAAATTGCCGCTCAACAGAATGGTGAAATTGTGAATTTTTCCAATATAGCGCACGATGTAGGTGTTGACACGGTCACGGTCCAGTCCTATTTTCAGATCCTTGAAGATACTCTGATTGGTTTTCTTCTTCATCCCTTTCATCAATCCATCCGTAAGCGGCAAAGGACTAATCCTAAATTTTATTTCTTTGATCTTGGGGTTAAAAGGGCTTTAGAGGGAAGTTTGACCGTGGATATTTTAAAAGGCACTTATGGATATGGAAAAACCTTCGAACATTTTGTGATGGCTGAAGCTTATCGGTTAAATGCTTACCATGAAAAAGATTACCGGTTCAGTTATCTCCGAACAAAAGATGATGCTGAAATTGATTTGATTATTGAGCGCCCCGGGCTCCCTTTAGTTATTGTCGAAATCAAATCGGCAGAAAGGGTAGACTCAAGAGATATACGCACGTTATCCTTATTCAAAAAAGACATGGGGAAGAACGTTGAAGCTTATTGCCTCTCTTGTGATCCTATTCCTAAAAAAATAGACGATATTCATTTGTTGCCATGGCAAATAGGTTTGAGTGAAATCGGGCTTTCTTGA
- a CDS encoding radical SAM protein — MISYFNLLKTIVRERMGKIDYPSYVTYQVTLKCNAHCIMCDSWKTKEEATLQLDEVDKIFSQLRQLLAIRLSGGEPFILGDLYERAKIIYQYTKPYYIHITSNGFLTDRVVSFVENYALPTNLDIKISIDGYGATQDRIRGQDAWKRSFETVKRLAALRKSKPRFYFGVNQVLTAEDPKEQYLELRAVLDKLQVPLHTGFAVQEAPIYSQGGYKNIAPSYPGEMKLFGHYSQNTLEELLDLFDEHAEYVNSRVERWVLQNYLLGLRNRLLLKKGDPNPSCIALHRHLRILPNGDVPICYFNTNRVGNLRQLSFQELWFSDRLTKDRQWVKKCPGCWVGCEVTPSALLTGDLFVQRLKGMLR, encoded by the coding sequence ATGATTTCTTATTTCAATTTATTAAAGACGATTGTTCGGGAGCGGATGGGTAAGATTGATTATCCTTCCTATGTAACCTATCAGGTTACGCTGAAATGCAATGCCCATTGTATTATGTGTGATTCTTGGAAGACCAAAGAAGAAGCCACCTTACAACTAGACGAAGTCGATAAAATTTTTTCACAATTGCGACAATTGTTGGCTATTCGGTTGAGTGGGGGTGAGCCCTTTATTTTGGGTGATTTGTATGAGCGGGCAAAAATAATTTACCAGTATACCAAACCTTATTACATTCACATTACGAGCAATGGTTTTTTGACCGATCGGGTTGTGAGTTTTGTTGAAAATTATGCCTTACCTACTAATTTAGATATTAAGATTTCCATTGATGGTTATGGTGCCACCCAAGATCGCATTCGGGGCCAAGATGCGTGGAAACGGTCTTTTGAAACGGTCAAACGTTTGGCGGCTTTGCGCAAAAGTAAGCCGCGGTTTTATTTTGGTGTTAATCAGGTACTTACAGCTGAAGATCCAAAAGAACAATATCTGGAATTAAGGGCGGTCCTAGATAAGTTGCAGGTTCCGTTACATACAGGTTTTGCAGTTCAAGAAGCACCTATTTATTCTCAAGGCGGCTATAAAAATATTGCGCCTTCTTATCCAGGAGAGATGAAACTATTTGGGCATTATTCTCAGAATACTTTGGAAGAGTTATTAGATTTATTTGACGAGCATGCAGAATATGTTAATTCTCGGGTAGAACGTTGGGTCTTACAAAACTATCTCTTAGGTCTGCGCAATCGTCTTTTGCTTAAAAAGGGTGATCCAAACCCCAGTTGTATTGCCCTGCATCGGCATTTACGAATCTTGCCCAATGGCGATGTGCCCATTTGTTACTTTAATACCAACCGAGTGGGCAATTTAAGACAGTTGTCATTCCAAGAACTATGGTTCTCGGACCGATTAACCAAAGATCGACAGTGGGTTAAAAAATGCCCTGGGTGTTGGGTAGGCTGCGAGGTAACTCCTAGCGCTTTGTTAACGGGAGACCTGTTTGTGCAAAGATTAAAAGGCATGTTAAGATAA
- a CDS encoding DUF433 domain-containing protein: MTYKEALNRVVVNPQVAGGEPCIRGTRIYISIILDGLAEGLTSQQLIDHYPQLSQEDIQAALAYAAELSREHLWKIASGS; the protein is encoded by the coding sequence ATGACCTACAAAGAAGCGTTGAATAGAGTTGTTGTCAATCCACAAGTTGCTGGGGGGGAGCCTTGCATCCGGGGAACGAGGATCTATATTTCCATTATCCTTGATGGGCTTGCAGAAGGGCTGACTTCACAACAGCTTATCGATCATTATCCGCAGCTTAGCCAAGAAGATATTCAGGCTGCTCTTGCCTATGCCGCGGAACTCTCACGTGAACATCTGTGGAAAATTGCTTCTGGGTCATGA
- a CDS encoding valine--tRNA ligase produces the protein MDFDLSKKYEPKEIEAKWSEAWVNADLYSAQENTTLPPYSIVIPPPNVTGVLHMGHALNNTLQDILIRYKHMNGFATLWVFGLDHAGIATQNVVERQLKAEGKTRQDIGREKFVERVWRWKEESGGQIRHQLKKLGASLDYNRERFTMDPGLSAAVQEVFVSLYKEGLIYRGEKLINWCPRCHTALSDLEVEHEEGKGKLWHLRYPIHGTNEVLIVATTRPETMLGDSAVALHPEDVRYQALLGKKIILPFVNREIPIIGDEYVDRQFGSGAVKITPAHDFNDFEVGLRHGLPRYNIFTEDAHLNELAGSFAGLERFKARHAIVAKLEEMDLLEKIEDYPTSIGHCYRCKTVVEPYLSMQWFVQTKGLAGAALQAVKDGRTKIIPEQWQNTYFNWLENIRDWCISRQIWWGHRIPAWYCECGEIVVSKQDITQCPVCKSSALKPETDVLDTWFSSALWPFSTLGWPDESSPLLKQYYPTSTLITGFDILFFWVARMMMLGLHFMQEVPFREVYIHALVRDAQGHKMSKSKGNVMDPLHLMEKYGTDAFRFTLAAFAAQGRDIKLAEDRVEGYRNFCNKIWNASRFIIQAALPHAKTDLQNIPEASSDEDQWILSEFFQCVNSVKQALDDYRFNDAALTLYHFFWGTYCDWYLELIKSRLYGDDLQAKQQTATVAVFILDQALRLLHPFMPFLTEELWHLLAKREGRYLFQAAFPQVPQENILGTWRLSDQRINKLQKMVSKLRQIRTETGVPASQKIAVWVYLGKGNKAEIQSLEDRMIELGRAQKITYIDQKPSEPVAKGVTGVDEILVYVPLTGLIDIEKEKERQGREIKRIQKGIDAVSHMLTSPNFAQKAPPELVQQKNQEKQELEIRKSEVEEALELLK, from the coding sequence ATGGATTTTGATTTAAGCAAGAAGTACGAACCCAAAGAGATCGAAGCCAAGTGGAGTGAAGCCTGGGTTAACGCCGATTTATATTCCGCCCAAGAAAATACCACCCTGCCTCCTTATTCTATTGTGATTCCGCCGCCCAATGTGACCGGGGTTTTGCACATGGGGCATGCGCTTAATAATACGCTGCAAGATATTTTAATTCGCTACAAACATATGAATGGCTTTGCCACCTTGTGGGTCTTTGGTTTGGATCACGCCGGGATTGCGACACAAAATGTCGTTGAGCGACAGCTGAAGGCCGAAGGTAAAACGCGGCAAGATATAGGTCGCGAAAAATTTGTGGAGCGGGTGTGGCGTTGGAAAGAAGAATCGGGTGGGCAGATTCGGCATCAGCTTAAAAAACTTGGAGCGAGCCTCGATTACAATCGAGAGCGGTTCACGATGGACCCCGGCTTAAGCGCTGCAGTCCAAGAAGTTTTTGTGAGTTTGTATAAAGAAGGATTGATTTATCGAGGGGAAAAATTGATCAATTGGTGCCCGCGTTGCCACACGGCACTCTCGGATCTTGAAGTGGAGCACGAAGAGGGTAAGGGCAAGCTCTGGCACCTTCGTTACCCTATTCATGGCACTAACGAAGTATTGATTGTTGCCACCACCCGGCCGGAGACGATGCTAGGGGATAGTGCGGTTGCGCTGCATCCCGAAGATGTTCGCTATCAAGCCTTGCTAGGCAAAAAAATTATTTTGCCTTTTGTTAATCGAGAAATTCCCATTATTGGTGATGAATATGTCGATCGTCAGTTTGGATCCGGTGCCGTTAAAATAACGCCAGCTCATGATTTTAATGATTTTGAAGTGGGGTTGAGGCACGGGTTGCCCCGCTATAATATTTTTACTGAAGATGCTCATTTGAATGAACTTGCTGGATCCTTTGCTGGCCTTGAACGTTTTAAAGCCCGTCATGCGATCGTGGCTAAACTCGAAGAGATGGATTTGTTGGAGAAAATTGAAGATTATCCCACCAGCATTGGCCATTGTTATCGCTGCAAGACGGTTGTGGAGCCGTATCTTTCGATGCAATGGTTTGTGCAGACGAAGGGCTTGGCCGGAGCGGCTTTGCAGGCGGTGAAAGACGGCCGGACCAAAATTATCCCGGAGCAGTGGCAAAACACCTATTTTAATTGGCTAGAAAATATTCGGGATTGGTGCATTTCACGACAAATTTGGTGGGGGCATCGCATCCCAGCATGGTATTGTGAATGTGGGGAAATCGTTGTTTCTAAACAAGACATTACGCAATGCCCCGTTTGTAAAAGTTCTGCTTTGAAACCCGAAACCGATGTCTTAGACACTTGGTTTTCATCAGCCCTCTGGCCCTTTTCTACTCTAGGTTGGCCAGATGAAAGCTCGCCTTTATTAAAGCAATATTATCCAACCAGCACGTTGATTACCGGGTTTGATATTTTGTTTTTCTGGGTGGCGCGCATGATGATGCTGGGCCTGCATTTTATGCAAGAAGTTCCGTTTCGTGAGGTTTATATTCATGCCTTAGTGCGCGATGCCCAAGGGCATAAAATGAGCAAATCCAAGGGCAACGTGATGGATCCATTGCATTTGATGGAAAAATACGGAACCGATGCCTTTCGTTTTACTTTGGCCGCCTTTGCAGCCCAAGGCCGCGATATCAAATTGGCTGAAGATCGAGTCGAAGGTTATCGTAATTTTTGTAATAAAATTTGGAATGCCTCTCGTTTTATTATTCAAGCAGCGCTCCCTCATGCCAAAACCGATCTCCAAAATATTCCAGAGGCCAGTTCGGATGAAGATCAATGGATATTGAGTGAGTTTTTTCAATGTGTGAATAGCGTCAAACAGGCCCTTGATGATTACCGTTTCAATGATGCGGCCTTAACTCTTTATCATTTTTTTTGGGGCACCTATTGTGATTGGTACCTTGAATTGATTAAAAGCCGTTTATACGGCGACGACCTGCAGGCCAAACAACAAACCGCAACGGTGGCGGTTTTTATTTTAGATCAGGCCTTGCGCTTATTACATCCTTTCATGCCTTTTCTTACCGAAGAGCTGTGGCACCTTTTAGCCAAGCGAGAGGGCAGGTACCTTTTCCAAGCCGCCTTTCCCCAGGTTCCTCAAGAAAACATTTTAGGCACTTGGCGTCTATCTGATCAACGCATCAACAAGCTTCAAAAAATGGTGAGTAAGCTTCGCCAAATCCGCACCGAAACCGGGGTGCCAGCTTCACAAAAAATTGCCGTGTGGGTTTATTTGGGCAAAGGTAACAAGGCAGAAATACAAAGTTTAGAAGATCGTATGATAGAATTGGGCCGAGCACAAAAAATAACCTACATCGATCAAAAGCCCTCGGAGCCAGTTGCTAAAGGGGTTACTGGGGTAGATGAAATTTTGGTTTATGTTCCATTAACGGGCCTGATCGACATTGAAAAAGAAAAAGAGCGTCAAGGGAGAGAAATTAAGCGCATCCAAAAAGGGATCGATGCTGTTTCCCACATGCTGACCAGCCCCAATTTTGCTCAAAAAGCCCCACCCGAATTGGTTCAACAAAAGAATCAAGAAAAACAAGAATTAGAAATTCGTAAATCTGAAGTCGAAGAAGCCTTAGAATTGCTCAAGTAA
- a CDS encoding radical SAM protein, whose amino-acid sequence MRKKKVALVNPPNQYMLPSNTPAFLSKKEGVGALPPLGLLFIASYLKKNSDHELLFLDGVVDKLDHQTIAQRIVDFKADVVGITTITFFLVDCIQVAKAIKKLEPSIKVVMGGPHVAIYPEETAKLGCCDFVLKGECEQSFTQLVNHIEDEEEIKKINGIYFKTKNGTFFSNPHVDFVQDLDSLPFPDRSLIPYKKYNSILSQEKLGGGYVTTIFSSRGCPFKCIFCDRPTLGKNFRFHSPEYVLSEIQHAYSLGVREFFFYDDTFTINRERVMKLCQLILANNLKIIFDIRTRVNNVDEELLTVMKRAGLGRVHYGIEAGSEEILKKLKKGITKSLARKALKATKNLGIECLGYFMFGAPSETKKQMLETVAFAKELSPDYCHFAVLTPFPGTPIYLEMVQNNLTADYWKAYAENPTPNFVPPFYPAGLSREELIIILSRAYKKFYMTPKYILKQLIKIRTPGMLWKRMRVFFNLFFTKTKKLIALDPENTSFEKATPMEGFFQ is encoded by the coding sequence ATGCGAAAGAAAAAAGTAGCACTTGTTAATCCTCCCAATCAGTACATGTTACCTTCCAATACACCTGCCTTTCTTTCTAAGAAGGAGGGCGTTGGAGCCCTACCACCTCTAGGGTTATTGTTTATTGCAAGTTACTTAAAAAAAAATTCAGACCATGAACTCCTTTTTTTAGATGGGGTCGTTGACAAACTGGATCATCAAACGATTGCCCAACGAATTGTCGATTTTAAGGCCGACGTTGTGGGTATCACCACCATCACTTTCTTTTTAGTTGATTGCATTCAAGTTGCTAAGGCCATTAAAAAACTTGAACCCTCTATCAAGGTTGTCATGGGTGGGCCTCATGTCGCCATTTACCCAGAAGAAACCGCCAAGCTTGGTTGTTGTGATTTTGTCCTCAAAGGTGAGTGCGAACAATCTTTTACTCAACTTGTTAATCATATTGAAGATGAAGAAGAGATCAAAAAAATTAATGGTATTTATTTTAAAACTAAAAATGGAACTTTCTTCTCCAATCCTCACGTCGATTTTGTGCAAGATCTAGATTCCCTCCCTTTTCCTGACCGGTCTCTTATTCCATACAAAAAATATAACTCTATTTTAAGTCAGGAAAAACTGGGTGGCGGTTATGTAACAACGATATTTAGCAGTCGCGGTTGCCCCTTTAAATGTATCTTTTGTGATCGTCCCACTTTGGGAAAAAACTTTAGGTTTCATAGCCCTGAATACGTTCTTTCAGAAATCCAACATGCCTATAGTTTAGGTGTTCGCGAATTTTTCTTTTATGATGACACATTTACGATCAACCGAGAGCGGGTCATGAAATTATGCCAGCTCATCTTAGCAAATAACCTAAAAATAATTTTTGATATCCGTACTCGGGTCAACAATGTCGACGAAGAGTTGTTAACGGTCATGAAAAGAGCCGGTCTTGGGCGAGTTCACTATGGTATTGAAGCAGGTTCAGAAGAGATATTAAAAAAATTAAAAAAAGGTATTACTAAATCGTTAGCACGCAAGGCACTTAAAGCTACCAAAAATTTGGGAATTGAATGTCTTGGTTACTTTATGTTTGGTGCACCCAGTGAAACAAAAAAGCAAATGTTAGAAACCGTTGCCTTTGCTAAAGAATTATCTCCTGACTATTGTCATTTTGCGGTCTTAACTCCTTTTCCAGGAACACCCATCTATCTAGAAATGGTTCAAAACAATCTCACCGCTGACTATTGGAAGGCCTACGCTGAAAATCCTACTCCTAATTTTGTTCCGCCTTTTTATCCTGCTGGGTTATCAAGAGAGGAACTCATCATCATTCTCTCTCGAGCCTATAAGAAATTTTACATGACTCCAAAATATATCTTAAAACAATTAATTAAGATCCGAACGCCTGGAATGCTTTGGAAGAGAATGAGAGTATTTTTTAATTTATTTTTTACAAAAACAAAGAAATTAATAGCCCTTGACCCTGAAAATACCTCTTTCGAAAAAGCTACCCCAATGGAAGGATTCTTTCAGTAA
- a CDS encoding alanine racemase: MFQNYQQLRQLLTNETYPLIVVDLDVLTANTQRIAQKIKAAGKSLRIATKSIRVPYLISLIQKIAGPTARGLMCFSMQEADQLSQLGFDDLLIAYPTVQPQELKIFRKLIDTGKKVTLMVDHEFHLEPLKSVASPAQPLPVCIDIDMSYRLFNSIHLGVYRSSIRNIADFSRLLDRIQNAAYLQLAGIMGYEAQIAGLPDQNPFSATTNFIKKWVRQRSKKIVYEKRKRIVELLNQKKISLDFFNGGGTGSLTSTLEEPWISEVTAGSGFLQSHLFDYYQDNVNEPAFCFGLPITRIPEKGIVTCQSGGFIASGTLSPDKAPQVFLPKHLEPISNEGFGEVQTPLKTLESNKLSMGDPIFFRPAKAGEIAERFNEYVLIQGGQIVDRVKTYRGLGWNFF, encoded by the coding sequence ATGTTTCAAAACTACCAACAATTACGTCAGCTACTCACTAACGAAACCTACCCTTTAATAGTGGTGGATCTTGACGTCTTAACTGCCAACACGCAAAGGATCGCTCAAAAAATCAAAGCCGCAGGCAAATCTTTACGCATCGCTACCAAATCCATTCGTGTCCCCTATTTAATTTCCCTTATTCAAAAAATAGCCGGCCCCACCGCTCGAGGGCTCATGTGTTTTTCTATGCAAGAAGCAGATCAACTTTCCCAACTTGGTTTTGATGATCTCTTGATCGCCTATCCCACCGTACAGCCACAAGAATTAAAAATTTTCCGTAAACTCATCGATACTGGCAAAAAAGTTACCCTGATGGTTGACCATGAATTTCATTTAGAACCCTTAAAATCGGTGGCTAGCCCAGCTCAACCCTTACCTGTGTGTATTGATATTGACATGTCTTATCGGCTTTTTAATTCCATTCATCTTGGAGTTTATCGTTCGTCTATTCGAAACATCGCTGACTTTTCTCGATTACTCGACCGCATTCAAAATGCTGCTTATTTACAGCTCGCTGGGATTATGGGTTACGAAGCCCAAATTGCAGGGCTCCCCGATCAAAATCCTTTTTCAGCCACCACGAATTTTATTAAAAAATGGGTCCGCCAGCGTTCGAAAAAAATTGTTTATGAAAAACGAAAAAGAATTGTTGAATTATTGAACCAAAAAAAGATTTCATTAGATTTTTTTAATGGTGGTGGAACTGGTAGCCTAACCAGCACCCTCGAAGAACCTTGGATTAGCGAAGTTACAGCGGGTTCAGGTTTTTTACAGTCTCACTTGTTTGATTATTACCAAGACAATGTCAACGAACCTGCGTTTTGCTTCGGCCTACCCATCACTCGTATCCCAGAAAAAGGCATCGTTACCTGTCAAAGCGGGGGATTTATAGCCAGTGGCACCCTATCCCCAGATAAAGCCCCTCAAGTTTTTCTGCCTAAGCATCTAGAACCTATTTCGAATGAAGGTTTTGGTGAAGTTCAAACTCCCTTAAAAACTTTAGAAAGCAACAAACTTTCGATGGGGGATCCCATCTTTTTCCGCCCTGCCAAGGCTGGCGAAATTGCCGAACGCTTTAATGAATATGTTCTAATTCAAGGCGGACAAATCGTTGATAGGGTTAAAACTTATCGTGGTTTAGGCTGGAATTTTTTCTAA
- the nadC gene encoding carboxylating nicotinate-nucleotide diphosphorylase gives MKNLRQEFLRVLKLALKEDKANRDLTTDLILKKNPIKKAKGILLAKQKGIFAGTIAIPLTFSLLPGSVRVQLKKKDGQTVKQGEIIATLEGSVESLLAGERTLLNLLQHLSGIATETQRYVQAVAGTKVKILDTRKTLSGLRLLEKWAVLMGGGENHRFSLADGILIKENHIKIAGSIRQAIEKFSKDRNNLILEVRNLSELQQALQTRVKRILLDNFPIPVLKKAVKLAVGRTKLESSGGVTLKNVRAIARTGVDYISIGRLTHSAPALDMSFLLESC, from the coding sequence ATGAAAAACTTACGACAAGAGTTCTTGCGAGTCCTTAAGTTAGCTTTGAAGGAAGATAAAGCTAATCGTGATTTAACCACAGATTTAATTTTAAAAAAGAATCCAATTAAAAAAGCCAAGGGTATTTTATTAGCCAAGCAAAAAGGGATTTTTGCTGGGACCATCGCTATTCCGCTTACCTTTAGCCTTTTGCCTGGCAGTGTACGCGTGCAACTAAAGAAGAAAGATGGGCAGACAGTAAAACAAGGTGAAATCATTGCGACCTTAGAAGGGTCCGTAGAGTCACTATTGGCAGGTGAAAGGACGTTACTTAATTTGCTACAACACTTAAGTGGCATTGCAACAGAGACACAACGCTATGTTCAAGCGGTGGCAGGAACGAAGGTTAAAATTTTAGACACACGCAAAACCTTGTCAGGTTTACGTTTATTAGAAAAGTGGGCAGTGCTAATGGGAGGGGGTGAGAACCACCGATTTTCTTTGGCCGATGGAATATTGATTAAAGAAAATCATATTAAAATAGCTGGTTCCATTAGACAGGCAATCGAGAAATTTTCGAAAGACAGAAATAATCTTATTTTAGAGGTACGTAATCTTTCCGAATTGCAGCAGGCCTTGCAAACCAGAGTCAAACGAATCTTGCTTGACAATTTTCCAATCCCAGTTTTGAAAAAGGCTGTAAAACTAGCTGTTGGGCGAACTAAACTCGAGTCTTCAGGGGGGGTTACGTTAAAAAATGTTCGAGCGATTGCCAGGACAGGTGTCGATTATATTTCTATTGGCAGGCTTACTCATTCTGCACCTGCCTTGGATATGAGCTTTCTTTTGGAGAGCTGTTGA